One region of Lytechinus pictus isolate F3 Inbred chromosome 8, Lp3.0, whole genome shotgun sequence genomic DNA includes:
- the LOC129266738 gene encoding uncharacterized protein LOC129266738: protein MDVRYKEKLQQNADIIAEEIDAEQVCLYLNGTVLTSFEVDKIYAVKSRQERARRLLNLIMTKDTMAYQHFRYALRERYAHIVRKLDDTAVCASDKENGEFERNRVLKRRDSLILNIQTEDLVDYMKQEGTLTSNDCNRIRAGASKEDKARIMVDSLSDKGPQAYKTLSLAIRARQPQLAKIFEKTD, encoded by the coding sequence ATGGACGTCCGGTACAAAGAAAAGCTCCAGCAGAATGCAGACATCATCGCTGAGGAGATCGATGCCGAACAAGTATGCCTTTACCTCAACGGAACCGTCCTGACGTCATTCGAAGTCGACAAGATCTACGCCGTCAAATCCCGCCAGGAGCGCGCACGACGTCTTCTCAACCTCATCATGACCAAAGACACCATGGCATATCAGCATTTCCGGTACGCGCTCCGCGAGCGATATGCGCACATCGTCCGCAAGCTGGACGATACCGCCGTGTGCGCGTCGGACAAAGAGAACGGGGAGTTTGAACGGAACCGCGTCCTGAAGCGCCGAGATTCGCTCATTCTGAACATCCAGACTGAAGATCTTGTGGATTACATGAAGCAAGAGGGCACCCTAACCAGCAATGACTGTAACAGAATAAGGGCAGGTGCTAGTAAAGAGGACAAGGCAAGGATTATGGTGGATTCATTATCGGACAAAGGACCACAAGCCTACAAGACATTGTCCCTGGCTATCAGAGCTAGGCAGCCTCAACTCGCTAAGATATTTGAGAAAACAGACTGA
- the LOC129266254 gene encoding cilia- and flagella-associated protein 91-like isoform X3, giving the protein MSAAQAVRRPRIQQARTHDYLYDPIYTLSSERDHGRATFKANTTVERVGRVPQFNTMFSSLRHFPRFNVRLDPTDPVPRFVSRQWRGYADQAKEALVRYKTFNYAPDLKIPTVHHANADVGGQNRYKYFRRPIIPFLQQVPPEFVMDNSLARMGGQTDQVIQERAPTPLHRTIEIQTDYRESETQTDPYTPEYVVRPGSQPELLTLATLSFGHGLPAGLAEVEMIERARAKREWEATLPPLSDVTQLEKRKQMMDEMERKEWTLREQEIEKLQEARLQLLQKILKEREENHAKLSAKRLDKLWAKKQQERERKVAWIRKEHVKSIRKLTEKRRNVEGKLERRDITKDYSAFASEAYAPRTRHGVFLDKGSEQYTVKSKYITTYQGLLELENSLPDFVTQPRVIAPKPKSSGKAGFIKRQQRRQNELNEIYKGIQSKPVAKDLRKVKSTKGIKDQKNKGVESPKPLKFLQKIEKPIPRPPTPSVEVPDLIEEERELAIIFLQQVIRGRATQNMMFEGKEKRQELINELRSTHALQEAEQQIKKQDRQATLNIQRQRQVHDHRESFIDEAMSKLEGAALGDMLDFLSKELVRLQEERRIHAFAMLAERRRRVREAEESGRRQVEERRRREEDEIFKQLVKVHQNTVDTYLEDIILTSLDKTADDQARMEVQERAEQVNEMAYLSEQRGEQRETVAELVQMFLLPEVQKITIREKVKQEQRKHLLAAHGTIHKEAESVIGLHSKPLRAPSTDEKPPSRPTSASKTARKTPSPTGQKVSSRPPSGSGIGQGSSKGSRPSSGRKGSAGGSQKGSRAGSPKPPTSQQH; this is encoded by the exons ATGTCTGCAGCCCAAGCGGTTCGCCGACCCCGCATCCAGCAGGCGAGAACGCACGATTATTTGTATG ATCCCATTTACACATTGTCTAGTGAGAGGGACCATGGCAGAGCTACATTCAAAGCTAATACAACTGTGGAAAGAGTG GGCCGTGTCCCCCAGTTCAACACCATGTTCAGTTCATTACGTCACTTCCCGAGGTTCAACGTACGTCTGGATCCCACCGACCCGGTACCTCGATTTGTCTCCAGGCAATGGAGAGGCTATGCTGATCAGGCCAAGGAGGCGCTTGTCAGATACAAGAC ATTCAACTATGCTCCGGACCTGAAGATCCCCACCGTTCACCATGCCAATGCTGATGTCGGAGGTCAGAATCGCTACAAGTATTTCAGGCGTCCCATCATTCCATTCCTTCAGCAAGTGCCACCGGAATTCGTCATGGACAACTC ATTGGCACGCATGGGTGGCCAGACCGACCAGGTGATTCAAGAGCGAGCCCCGACCCCGCTCCATCGGACCATTGAGATCCAGACAGACTACAGGGAGAGTGAGACTCAGACGGATCCTTACACCCCGGAGTACGTTGTTAGGCCTGGATCTCAGCCCGAGCTTCTCACATTGGCAACTCTCTCCTTCG GTCATGGTTTACCGGCTGGTCTCGCTGAGGTTGAGATGATCGAGAGGGCCAGGGCCAAGAGAGAATGGGAAGCTACCTTACCACCTCTGAGTGATGTCACCCAGCTGGAGAAGAGGAAACAAATGATGGATGAGATGGAAAGGAAAGAGTGGACTCTCAGGGAACAAGAGATTGAAAA attgCAGGAAGCCAGACTGCAGCTTCTGCAGAAGATCTTGAAGGAACGGGAAGAGAACCATGCCAAGCTGAGTGCGAAGAGATTGGATAAACTATGGGCTAAGAAGCAGCAGGAGAGGGAAAGGAAGGTGGCTTGGATCAGAAAGGAGCATGTCAAAT CTATACGTAAGCTCACCGAGAAGAGAAGGAATGTTGAAGGCAAGCTTGAGAGACGTGATATCACCAAGGATTATTCTGCCTTCGCTTCCGAGGCCTACGCTCCCAGGACCAGGCATGGCGTGTTCCTGGACAAAGGCTCTGAACAGTATACAGTCAAAAGCAAATATATCACTACCTATCAAG GTTTATTGGAGCTAGAGAACTCCCTCCCAGACTTTGTGACCCAGCCGAGAGTGATTGCACCAAAACCTAAATCCTCGGGCAAGGCTGGGTTCATTAAGCGACAGCAACGGAGACAGAATGAACTCAATGAAATCTACAAAG GCATACAAAGTAAACCCGTTGCCAAAG acttaAGAAAAGTGAAAAGCACTAAAG GAATTAAGGATCAGAAGAACAAGGGGGTGGAGTCTCCTAAACCGCTCAAGTTCCTTCAAAAGATTGAGAAACCAATCCCGAGACCGCCTACACCATCCGTTGAAGTACCTGATTTG ATTGAAGAGGAGAGAGAACTAGCCATCATCTTCCTTCAACAAGTTATCCGAGGTAGAGCTACCCAAAACATG ATGTTTGAAGGCAAAGAGAAGCGACAGGAGCTAATCAATGAACTGAGAAGCACACACGCCTTACAGGAAGCTGAACAACAGATAAAGAAACAAGATAGACAAGCCACCCTCAATATCCAGAGACAGAGACAAGTACATGATCATAGG GAATCCTTCATCGATGAGGCCATGTCGAAGCTAGAGGGCGCCGCACTGGGTGACATGCTCGACTTCCTGAGCAAGGAGTTAGTCCGGCTCCAGGAGGAGAGGAGGATCCATGCCTTCGCCATGCTGGCTGAGAGACGACGCAGGGTCAGGGAGGCTGAGGAGTCCGGCAGGAGACAGGTTGAGGAGAGAAGGAGACGGGAAGAAGATGAGATCTTCAAACAG TTGGTCAAGGTTCATCAGAACACCGTTGACACTTACCTTGAGGACATCATCCTAACCTCACTGGACAAGACGGCCGATGACCAAGCCAGGATGGAGGTACAAGAGAGGGCGGAGCAGGTCAATGAGATGGCTTACCTATCGGAACAGAG AGGTGAGCAGAGAGAGACCGTCGCTGAACTGGTCCAGATGTTCCTTCTGCCTGAAGTCCAGAAAATCACTATCAGAGAAAAAG TGAAACAGGAGCAACGCAAGCACCTTCTAGCAGCACATGGCACCATACACAAAGAAGCCGAGTCCGTCATTGGTTTACACTCTAAGCCTCTTAGAGCACCAAGCACTGATGAAAAACCTCCTTCTAGGCCAA
- the LOC129266254 gene encoding cilia- and flagella-associated protein 91-like isoform X4, translated as MSAAQAVRRPRIQQARTHDYLYDPIYTLSSERDHGRATFKANTTVERVGRVPQFNTMFSSLRHFPRFNVRLDPTDPVPRFVSRQWRGYADQAKEALVRYKTFNYAPDLKIPTVHHANADVGGQNRYKYFRRPIIPFLQQVPPEFVMDNSLARMGGQTDQVIQERAPTPLHRTIEIQTDYRESETQTDPYTPEYVVRPGSQPELLTLATLSFGHGLPAGLAEVEMIERARAKREWEATLPPLSDVTQLEKRKQMMDEMERKEWTLREQEIEKLQEARLQLLQKILKEREENHAKLSAKRLDKLWAKKQQERERKVAWIRKEHVKSIRKLTEKRRNVEGKLERRDITKDYSAFASEAYAPRTRHGVFLDKGSEQYTVKSKYITTYQGLLELENSLPDFVTQPRVIAPKPKSSGKAGFIKRQQRRQNELNEIYKGIKDQKNKGVESPKPLKFLQKIEKPIPRPPTPSVEVPDLIEEERELAIIFLQQVIRGRATQNMMFEGKEKRQELINELRSTHALQEAEQQIKKQDRQATLNIQRQRQVHDHRESFIDEAMSKLEGAALGDMLDFLSKELVRLQEERRIHAFAMLAERRRRVREAEESGRRQVEERRRREEDEIFKQLVKVHQNTVDTYLEDIILTSLDKTADDQARMEVQERAEQVNEMAYLSEQRGEQRETVAELVQMFLLPEVQKITIREKVKQEQRKHLLAAHGTIHKEAESVIGLHSKPLRAPSTDEKPPSRPTSASKTARKTPSPTGQKVSSRPPSGSGIGQGSSKGSRPSSGRKGSAGGSQKGSRAGSPKPPTSQQH; from the exons ATGTCTGCAGCCCAAGCGGTTCGCCGACCCCGCATCCAGCAGGCGAGAACGCACGATTATTTGTATG ATCCCATTTACACATTGTCTAGTGAGAGGGACCATGGCAGAGCTACATTCAAAGCTAATACAACTGTGGAAAGAGTG GGCCGTGTCCCCCAGTTCAACACCATGTTCAGTTCATTACGTCACTTCCCGAGGTTCAACGTACGTCTGGATCCCACCGACCCGGTACCTCGATTTGTCTCCAGGCAATGGAGAGGCTATGCTGATCAGGCCAAGGAGGCGCTTGTCAGATACAAGAC ATTCAACTATGCTCCGGACCTGAAGATCCCCACCGTTCACCATGCCAATGCTGATGTCGGAGGTCAGAATCGCTACAAGTATTTCAGGCGTCCCATCATTCCATTCCTTCAGCAAGTGCCACCGGAATTCGTCATGGACAACTC ATTGGCACGCATGGGTGGCCAGACCGACCAGGTGATTCAAGAGCGAGCCCCGACCCCGCTCCATCGGACCATTGAGATCCAGACAGACTACAGGGAGAGTGAGACTCAGACGGATCCTTACACCCCGGAGTACGTTGTTAGGCCTGGATCTCAGCCCGAGCTTCTCACATTGGCAACTCTCTCCTTCG GTCATGGTTTACCGGCTGGTCTCGCTGAGGTTGAGATGATCGAGAGGGCCAGGGCCAAGAGAGAATGGGAAGCTACCTTACCACCTCTGAGTGATGTCACCCAGCTGGAGAAGAGGAAACAAATGATGGATGAGATGGAAAGGAAAGAGTGGACTCTCAGGGAACAAGAGATTGAAAA attgCAGGAAGCCAGACTGCAGCTTCTGCAGAAGATCTTGAAGGAACGGGAAGAGAACCATGCCAAGCTGAGTGCGAAGAGATTGGATAAACTATGGGCTAAGAAGCAGCAGGAGAGGGAAAGGAAGGTGGCTTGGATCAGAAAGGAGCATGTCAAAT CTATACGTAAGCTCACCGAGAAGAGAAGGAATGTTGAAGGCAAGCTTGAGAGACGTGATATCACCAAGGATTATTCTGCCTTCGCTTCCGAGGCCTACGCTCCCAGGACCAGGCATGGCGTGTTCCTGGACAAAGGCTCTGAACAGTATACAGTCAAAAGCAAATATATCACTACCTATCAAG GTTTATTGGAGCTAGAGAACTCCCTCCCAGACTTTGTGACCCAGCCGAGAGTGATTGCACCAAAACCTAAATCCTCGGGCAAGGCTGGGTTCATTAAGCGACAGCAACGGAGACAGAATGAACTCAATGAAATCTACAAAG GAATTAAGGATCAGAAGAACAAGGGGGTGGAGTCTCCTAAACCGCTCAAGTTCCTTCAAAAGATTGAGAAACCAATCCCGAGACCGCCTACACCATCCGTTGAAGTACCTGATTTG ATTGAAGAGGAGAGAGAACTAGCCATCATCTTCCTTCAACAAGTTATCCGAGGTAGAGCTACCCAAAACATG ATGTTTGAAGGCAAAGAGAAGCGACAGGAGCTAATCAATGAACTGAGAAGCACACACGCCTTACAGGAAGCTGAACAACAGATAAAGAAACAAGATAGACAAGCCACCCTCAATATCCAGAGACAGAGACAAGTACATGATCATAGG GAATCCTTCATCGATGAGGCCATGTCGAAGCTAGAGGGCGCCGCACTGGGTGACATGCTCGACTTCCTGAGCAAGGAGTTAGTCCGGCTCCAGGAGGAGAGGAGGATCCATGCCTTCGCCATGCTGGCTGAGAGACGACGCAGGGTCAGGGAGGCTGAGGAGTCCGGCAGGAGACAGGTTGAGGAGAGAAGGAGACGGGAAGAAGATGAGATCTTCAAACAG TTGGTCAAGGTTCATCAGAACACCGTTGACACTTACCTTGAGGACATCATCCTAACCTCACTGGACAAGACGGCCGATGACCAAGCCAGGATGGAGGTACAAGAGAGGGCGGAGCAGGTCAATGAGATGGCTTACCTATCGGAACAGAG AGGTGAGCAGAGAGAGACCGTCGCTGAACTGGTCCAGATGTTCCTTCTGCCTGAAGTCCAGAAAATCACTATCAGAGAAAAAG TGAAACAGGAGCAACGCAAGCACCTTCTAGCAGCACATGGCACCATACACAAAGAAGCCGAGTCCGTCATTGGTTTACACTCTAAGCCTCTTAGAGCACCAAGCACTGATGAAAAACCTCCTTCTAGGCCAA